The Theropithecus gelada isolate Dixy chromosome 11, Tgel_1.0, whole genome shotgun sequence genome includes a region encoding these proteins:
- the DDX51 gene encoding ATP-dependent RNA helicase DDX51 isoform X2 yields MSLFYVARYQGPEAAAAAGPEGAEAGAHGRARALLERLQSRARERQQQREPAPTEAAAPTEPATRKRRRPRRRRRLNGAESGSPEARQGKRRKADGEDAGAESSEDAPGEPSSGSSEDAPGEPSSGSSEKAPGERSASAEAAPDGPLVPGLVLGGFGRRKAPKVQPFLPRWLAEPSCVRKNVNEDLVPIEDIPEVHPDLQKQLRAHGISSYFPVQAAVIPALLESAACGFLVGRGGYRPSDLCVSAPTGSGKTLAFVIPVVQALLSRVVCHIRALVVLPTKELAQQVSKVFNIYTDATPLRVSLITGQKSLAKEQESLVQKTADGYRCLADIVVATPGRLVDHIDQTPGFNLQQLRFLVIDEADRMIDSMHQSWLPRVVAAAFQSEDPADPCALLQRRQAQAVTAASTCCPQMPLQKLLFSATLTQNPEKLQQLGLHQPRLFSTGLAHRGLEDTDGDGDSGKYAFPVGLTHHYVPCSLSSKPLVVLHLVLEMGFSRVLCFTNSRENSHRLFLLVQAFGGVDVAEFSSRYGPGQRRRILKQFEQGKIQLLISTDATARGIDVRGVELVVNYDAPQYLRTYVHRAGRTARAGKTGQAFTLLLRVQERRFLQMLTEAGVPELRRHELSSKLLQALVPRYEEALSQLEESIKEEHKQRAA; encoded by the exons ATGTCGCTGTTCTACGTCGCGCGGTACCAGGGCCCCGAGGCGGCAGCTGCGGCGGGGCCGGAGGGCGCGGAGGCCGGGGCCCACGGCCGGGCCCGCGCGCTGCTCGAGCGGCTGCAGAGCCGGGCCCGCGAACGGCAGCAGCAGCGGGAGCCCGCGCCGACCGAGGCGGCTGCACCGACAGAGCCGGCGACCAGGAAGCGACGGCGGcctcggcggcggcggcggctgaaCGGCGCGGAGTCGGGCAGCCCGGAGGCGCGGCAGGGAAAGCGACGGAAGGCGGACGGCGAGGACGCGGGCGCAG AAAGCAGCGAGGATGCGCCGGGGGAGCCCAGCTCAGGGAGCAGCGAGGATGCGCCGGGGGAGCCCAGCTCAGGGAGCAGCGAGAAGGCGCCGGGGGAGCGCAGCGCCAGCGCCGAGGCGGCCCCAGACGGACCCCTGGTCCCCGGCCTGGTGCTGGGGGGGTTCGGGAGGAGGAAGGCGCCGAAG GTCCAGCCTTTCCTGCCAAGGTGGCTGGCTGAGCCCAGCTGTGTCAGAAAGAACGTCAACGAAGATCTGGTTCCTATCGAGGACATCCCTGAGGTCCACCCTGACCTGCAGAAGCAGCTGCGGGCACATGGCATCTCGTCCTACTTTCCAG TCCAGGCAGCTGTGATTCCTGCCCTCCTGGAGAGCGCGGCGTGTGGGTTTCTGGTGGGCAGAGGCGGCTACCGGCCTAGCGACCTCTGTGTTTCTGCCCCGACAGGCAGTGGGAAGACACTGGCCTTCGTCATCCCTGTGGTGCAG GCCCTGCTGTCCAGAGTGGTCTGCCACATCCGTGCCCTGGTCGTGCTGCCCACCAAGGAGCTGGCCCAGCAG GTGAGCAAAGTTTTCAACATCTACACGGATGCCACACCTCTGAGAGTCTCCCTGATTACGGGACAGAAGTCTCTGGCCAAGGAGCAGGAGAGCCTCGTCCAGAAAAC CGCTGACGGGTACCGCTGCTTGGCTGACATCGTGGTAGCCACTCCTGGCCGCCTGGTGGACCACATCGACCAGACCCCAGGATTCAACCTCCAGCAGCTCCGCTTCCTG GTCATTGACGAGGCTGACCGGATGATTGACAGCATGCATCAGTCCTGGCTGCCACGAGTGGTGGCGGCTGCCTTCCAGAGTGAGGACCCCGCGGACCCCTGTGCCTTGCTTCAGCGAAGACAGGCCCAGGCTGTGACAGCCGCCAG TACCTGCTGTCCGCAGATGCCCCTGCAGAAGCTGCTCTTCTCGGCTACTCTGACCCAGAACCCCGAAAAGCTGCAGCAGCTGGGCCTCCATCAGCCCCGGCTTTTCTCCACAGGGCTGGCACACAGGGGCCTGGAAGATACAGACGGGGACGGGGACTCGGGGAAGTATGCCTTCCCTGTTGGGCTCACG CACCACTACGTGCCCTGCAGCCTCAGCTCTAAGCCGCTGGTTGTCCTGCACCTGGTCCTGGAGATGGGCTTCTCGAGGGTTCTCTGCTTCACTAACTCCCGAGAGAACTCCCACAG GCTCTTCTTGCTGGTGCAGGCTTTTGGGGGTGTGGACGTGGCTGAGTTCTCCTCGCGCTATGGCCCTGGCCAGAGGAGGAGGATCCTGAAACAGTTTGAACAGGGGAAGATCCAGCT GCTCATCAGCACGGATGCCACCGCCCGAGGCATCGATGTGCGGGGTGTGGAGCTGGTGGTGAACTATGACGCCCCCCAGTACCTGAGAACCTATGTGCACCG GGCTGGGAGGACGGCCCGTGCTGGGAAAACGGGACAGGCCTTCACGCTTCTCCTGAGAGTGCAG GAGAGGAGGTTCCTCCAGATGCTGACTGAAGCTGGGGTGCCTGAGTTGCGGCGGCACGAGCTCTCCAGCAAGCTGCTGCAGGCCCTGGTTCCTCGGTACGAGGAGGCCCTGTCCCAGCTGGAGGAGTCCATCAAG GAAGAGCACAAGCAGAGGGCGGCCTAG
- the NOC4L gene encoding nucleolar complex protein 4 homolog has protein sequence MEREPGAAGVRRALGRRLEAVLASRSEANAVFDILAVLQSEDQEEIQEAVRTCSRLFGALLERGELFVGQLPSEEMVMTGSRGAARKYKVWMRHRYHSCGNRLGELLGHPSFQVKELALSALMKFVQLEGAHPLEKPKWEGNYLFPRELFKLVVGGLLSPEEDQSLLLSQFREYLDYDDTRYHTMQAAVEAVARVTGQHPEVPLAFWNNTFTLLSAVSLPRQEPTVSSFYVKRTELWDTWKVAHLKEHRKAFQTMWLSFLKHKLPLSLYKKVLLITHDAILPQLAQPTLMIDFLTRACDLGGALSLLALNGLFILIHKHNLEYPDFYRKLYGLLDPSVFHVKYRARFFHLADLFLSSSHLPAYLVAAFAKRLARLALTAPPEALLMVLPFICNLLRRHPACRVLVHRPHGPELDADPYDPGEKDPAQSRALESSLWELQALQRHYHPEVSKAASVINQALSVPEVSIAPLLELTAYEIFERDLKKKGSEPVPLEFIPAQGLLGRPGELCAQHFTLS, from the exons ATGGAGCGGGAGCCGGGCGCCGCGGGCGTTCGCCGGGCGCTGGGCCGCAGGCTGGAGGCGGTACTGGCCAGCCGGAGTGAGGCCAACGCCGTGTTCGACATCCTGGCCGTGCTGCAG TCTGAGGACCAGGAGGAGATCCAGGAAGCAGTCCGCACGTGCAGCCGTCTTTTTGGGGCCTTGCTGGAGCGGGGAGAGCTGTTTGTGGGCCAGCTGCCTTCTGAGGAGATGGTCATGACAG GGTCCCGGGGAGCCGCACGGAAGTACAAAGTATGGATGAGACATCGCTATCACAGCTGCGGTAACCGCTTGGGAGAGCTTCTGGGCCACCCCTCCTTTCAGGTCAAG GAGCTGGCCCTCAGTGCACTCATGAAGTTCGTGCAGCTGGAAGGAGCACATCCCCTGGAGAAGCCCAAGTGGGAAGGCAACTACCTGTTTCCCCGAGAGCTCTTCAAG TTGGTGGTGGGAGGCCTGCTTTCTCCTGAGGAGGACCAGAGCCTGCTCCTGTCCCAGTTCCGGGAGTACCTGGACTATGACGACACCCGCTACCACACCATGCAGGCGGCCGTGGAGGCCGTGGCCCGGGTCACTGGCCAGCACCCCGAG GTGCCCCTCGCCTTCTGGAACAACACCTTCACACTACTGTCTGCCGTGAGCCTGCCCCGCCAGGAGCCCACCGTCTCCAGCTTCTATGTGAAGCGCACGG AGCTGTGGGACACCTGGAAGGTTGCTCACCTGAAG GAACACAGGAAGGCTTTCCAGACTATGTGGCTCAGCTTCCTCAAGCACAAG CTGCCCCTCAGCCTCTACAAGAAGGTGCTGCTGATCACGCACGACGCCATCCTGCCGCAGCTGGCCCAGCCCACGCTCATGATCGACTTCCTCACCCGCGCCTGTGACCTCG GTGGGGCCCTCAGCCTCTTGGCCTTGAATGGGCTGTTCATCTTGATTCACAAACACAACCT GGAGTACCCCGACTTCTACCGGAAGCTCTACGGCCTTCTGGACCCTTCCGTCTTTCACGTCAAGTACCGGGCCCGTTTCTTCCACCTGGCCGACCTCTTTCTGTCCTCTTC CCACCTCCCTGCCTACCTGGTGGCCGCCTTCGCCAAGCGCCTGGCCCGCCTGGCCCTGACGGCTCCCCCCGAGGCCCTGCTCATGGTCCTGCCTTTCATCTGTAACCTGCTGCGCCGGCACCCCGCCTGCCGGGTCCTCGTGCACCGCCCACACGGCCCTG AGCTGGACGCCGACCCCTACGACCCCGGAGAGAAGGACCCAGCCCAGAGCCGGGCCTTGGAGAGCTCCCTGTGGGAGCTTCAG GCCCTCCAGCGCCACTACCATCCTGAGGTGTCCAAAGCCGCCAGCGTCATCAACCAGGCCTTATCCGTGCCCGAGGTCAGCATTGCGCCGCTGCTGGAACTCACGGCCTATGAG ATCTTTGAGCGGGACCTGAAGAAGAAGGGGTCCGAGCCAGTGCCGCTGGAGTTTATCCCAGCCCAGGGACTGCTGGGACGGCCGGGGGAACTTTGTGCCCAGCACTTCACACTCAGCTGA
- the DDX51 gene encoding ATP-dependent RNA helicase DDX51 isoform X1, with translation MSLFYVARYQGPEAAAAAGPEGAEAGAHGRARALLERLQSRARERQQQREPAPTEAAAPTEPATRKRRRPRRRRRLNGAESGSPEARQGKRRKADGEDAGAGVCLAESSEDAPGEPSSGSSEDAPGEPSSGSSEKAPGERSASAEAAPDGPLVPGLVLGGFGRRKAPKVQPFLPRWLAEPSCVRKNVNEDLVPIEDIPEVHPDLQKQLRAHGISSYFPVQAAVIPALLESAACGFLVGRGGYRPSDLCVSAPTGSGKTLAFVIPVVQALLSRVVCHIRALVVLPTKELAQQVSKVFNIYTDATPLRVSLITGQKSLAKEQESLVQKTADGYRCLADIVVATPGRLVDHIDQTPGFNLQQLRFLVIDEADRMIDSMHQSWLPRVVAAAFQSEDPADPCALLQRRQAQAVTAASTCCPQMPLQKLLFSATLTQNPEKLQQLGLHQPRLFSTGLAHRGLEDTDGDGDSGKYAFPVGLTHHYVPCSLSSKPLVVLHLVLEMGFSRVLCFTNSRENSHRLFLLVQAFGGVDVAEFSSRYGPGQRRRILKQFEQGKIQLLISTDATARGIDVRGVELVVNYDAPQYLRTYVHRAGRTARAGKTGQAFTLLLRVQERRFLQMLTEAGVPELRRHELSSKLLQALVPRYEEALSQLEESIKEEHKQRAA, from the exons ATGTCGCTGTTCTACGTCGCGCGGTACCAGGGCCCCGAGGCGGCAGCTGCGGCGGGGCCGGAGGGCGCGGAGGCCGGGGCCCACGGCCGGGCCCGCGCGCTGCTCGAGCGGCTGCAGAGCCGGGCCCGCGAACGGCAGCAGCAGCGGGAGCCCGCGCCGACCGAGGCGGCTGCACCGACAGAGCCGGCGACCAGGAAGCGACGGCGGcctcggcggcggcggcggctgaaCGGCGCGGAGTCGGGCAGCCCGGAGGCGCGGCAGGGAAAGCGACGGAAGGCGGACGGCGAGGACGCGGGCGCAG GTGTCTGCCTCGCAGAAAGCAGCGAGGATGCGCCGGGGGAGCCCAGCTCAGGGAGCAGCGAGGATGCGCCGGGGGAGCCCAGCTCAGGGAGCAGCGAGAAGGCGCCGGGGGAGCGCAGCGCCAGCGCCGAGGCGGCCCCAGACGGACCCCTGGTCCCCGGCCTGGTGCTGGGGGGGTTCGGGAGGAGGAAGGCGCCGAAG GTCCAGCCTTTCCTGCCAAGGTGGCTGGCTGAGCCCAGCTGTGTCAGAAAGAACGTCAACGAAGATCTGGTTCCTATCGAGGACATCCCTGAGGTCCACCCTGACCTGCAGAAGCAGCTGCGGGCACATGGCATCTCGTCCTACTTTCCAG TCCAGGCAGCTGTGATTCCTGCCCTCCTGGAGAGCGCGGCGTGTGGGTTTCTGGTGGGCAGAGGCGGCTACCGGCCTAGCGACCTCTGTGTTTCTGCCCCGACAGGCAGTGGGAAGACACTGGCCTTCGTCATCCCTGTGGTGCAG GCCCTGCTGTCCAGAGTGGTCTGCCACATCCGTGCCCTGGTCGTGCTGCCCACCAAGGAGCTGGCCCAGCAG GTGAGCAAAGTTTTCAACATCTACACGGATGCCACACCTCTGAGAGTCTCCCTGATTACGGGACAGAAGTCTCTGGCCAAGGAGCAGGAGAGCCTCGTCCAGAAAAC CGCTGACGGGTACCGCTGCTTGGCTGACATCGTGGTAGCCACTCCTGGCCGCCTGGTGGACCACATCGACCAGACCCCAGGATTCAACCTCCAGCAGCTCCGCTTCCTG GTCATTGACGAGGCTGACCGGATGATTGACAGCATGCATCAGTCCTGGCTGCCACGAGTGGTGGCGGCTGCCTTCCAGAGTGAGGACCCCGCGGACCCCTGTGCCTTGCTTCAGCGAAGACAGGCCCAGGCTGTGACAGCCGCCAG TACCTGCTGTCCGCAGATGCCCCTGCAGAAGCTGCTCTTCTCGGCTACTCTGACCCAGAACCCCGAAAAGCTGCAGCAGCTGGGCCTCCATCAGCCCCGGCTTTTCTCCACAGGGCTGGCACACAGGGGCCTGGAAGATACAGACGGGGACGGGGACTCGGGGAAGTATGCCTTCCCTGTTGGGCTCACG CACCACTACGTGCCCTGCAGCCTCAGCTCTAAGCCGCTGGTTGTCCTGCACCTGGTCCTGGAGATGGGCTTCTCGAGGGTTCTCTGCTTCACTAACTCCCGAGAGAACTCCCACAG GCTCTTCTTGCTGGTGCAGGCTTTTGGGGGTGTGGACGTGGCTGAGTTCTCCTCGCGCTATGGCCCTGGCCAGAGGAGGAGGATCCTGAAACAGTTTGAACAGGGGAAGATCCAGCT GCTCATCAGCACGGATGCCACCGCCCGAGGCATCGATGTGCGGGGTGTGGAGCTGGTGGTGAACTATGACGCCCCCCAGTACCTGAGAACCTATGTGCACCG GGCTGGGAGGACGGCCCGTGCTGGGAAAACGGGACAGGCCTTCACGCTTCTCCTGAGAGTGCAG GAGAGGAGGTTCCTCCAGATGCTGACTGAAGCTGGGGTGCCTGAGTTGCGGCGGCACGAGCTCTCCAGCAAGCTGCTGCAGGCCCTGGTTCCTCGGTACGAGGAGGCCCTGTCCCAGCTGGAGGAGTCCATCAAG GAAGAGCACAAGCAGAGGGCGGCCTAG